TCACGCCGACGCTGTGGATGATGTTGACCAGCTCGATCTGGGTCTGCTCGCGCAGCTTCTTGTCGAGCGCGCCGAGCGGCTCGTCGAGCAGCAGCAGCTGCGGCCGCTTGGCCAGGCTGCGCGCCAGCGCCACGCGCTGCTGCTGGCCGCCCGAGAGCTGGTGCGGCTTGCGCCTGGCGTACTTGCCGAGCTGGGTCAGGCGCAGCATCTCCTCGACGCGCTGCTCGATCTCGACGCGCGGCAGCCCGTCGCGCTTGAGGCCGAAGGCGATGTTGTCCCACACCGTCAGGTGCGGGAACAGCGCATACGACTGGAACATCATGTTGACCGGGCGCCGATACGGCGGCAGCCCGGCCAGGTCGGCGCCGTTGAGAACGATGCGCCCCGAGGTGGGCGACTCGAAACCCGCCAGCATGCGCAGCAGCGTGCTCTTGCCGCAGCCCGACGAGCCCAGCAGCGCGAAGATCTCGCCGCGCGCGACGTTCAGGCTGACCTGATCGACGGCGCGGAACTCACCGAAATCCTTCACCACGGCTTCGATCCGCAGAAAGGCCGAGTCTTCTTGTTGCTGGACAACGCTCATGCGGATTCCTCGTCCTCGGTGCGCGCGCGCCGCCTCAGCGGTTGGCCTTGAAGTTGGTGAAGGTGCGCGTGATCAGCTTGCGCGTGGCCTGGTCGGGCGTGCCGGGCGGGATCATCGTCGCCATGGCGGCCTCGTTCGGGAACACCGCCGGATCCTTGGCGATCGCCGCGTCCACGAACTGCAGCGAGGCCTTGTTCGGGTTGGCGTAGAACACCGAGTTGGTCAGCGAGGCATGCACCTCGGCGCGCAGGATGTAGTCGATGAACTTGTGCGCGTTGTCGGGGTGCTTGGCATCCTTGGGGATCGCCATGGTGTCGAAGAACAGCAGGCCGCCCATCTTGGGCAGCAGCACTTCGAGCTGCTGCGGCTTCTTGGCCTTGGCCGACTTGTCCTTGGCGATCAGGATGTCGCCCGACCAGCCGACCACCGCACAGAGCTTGCCGCTGGCCATCTGGTCGATGTAGTCGGAACCCGAGCCGGCGAAGCGCGTCACCGACGGGCGGATCTGCTTGAGCATCTCGGCGGCGGCCTTGTAGTCGTCGGCGCTCTTGCTGTGAGGATCCTTGCCCACGTACTTCAGCGCGATCGGGATGATCTCGGAGGCGGTGTCCAGGAACGACACGCCGCAACCCTTGAGCTTCTTGGCGTACTCGGGCTTGAAGACCAGGTCCCAGGCGTTCTCGGGCATGGGCATGTCGCCCAGCGCCTTCGCGACCTTCTCCTTGTTGATGCCCACCGTGGTGTAGCCCCACAGCCAGTCGACGATGTGCTCGTTGCCCGGATCCATCTTGGCCAGCTGGGCCTGGATGGCGGGGTCGAGGTTCTTGTAGTTGGTCAGCTTGCTCTTGTCGAGCTTCATCAGCAGGCCGGCCTCGATCTGCTGCTTGGCGAAGTGCGAGCCGGGGACCACGATGTCGTAGCCCGACTTGCCCGCCACCAGCTTGGCGTGCAGCGCCTCGTTGCTGTCGAAGTTGTCGTAGCGGACCTTGATGCCGGTTTCCTTCGTGAAGTTCTTGATCGTGTCTTCGGCGATGTAGTCGGCCCAGTTGTAGATGTTCAGGACTTTTTCTTCCTGCGCGTGAACGCCGGCAGAAGCGGCAACCGCCATGGCGGCCACCAGCATGTTGAGCAACTTCGTGGGCCGTGAGGACTTCAGTGTCATGAATGCTCCTGAGCAAAGGAAAAGAGAGGAAGAAAAGCCTGCAACGTGGCGGTCAGGAAGACGGATGACCGCGATCCCTGCCTTGCCGCGGCGCGAATTATGGTGCAGCGCAACGGCATTTCAGACCGGGGCTCGCCCTGCCTGCAACGCCGTTGCGCCGCGCGGGTTCAGTCGTCGATGCGCAGCCAGGTGGTCTTGAGTTCGGTGTACTTGTCGAGCGCGTGCAGCGACTTGTCGCGGCCGTTGCCACTTTGCTTGTAGCCGCCGAACGGCACGGTGATGTCGTCCTCGTCGTACTGGTTGACATGGACCGTGCCGGCTCGCAAGGCGCGTGCCACGCGATGGGCACGGTTGATGTCGTGGCTCCAGACGCTGGCCTGCAGACCGTAGGGGCTGGCATTGGCGAGTGCCACGGCCTCGGCCTCGGTCGAGAAGCGCAGCACCGACAGCACCGGGCCGAAGATCTCCTCGCGGGCGATGCGCATCTGCGGGCTCACCTGGTCGAACAAGGTCGGCTCGACGTAGTAGCCGCCGGTCTCGGCGCGCACCTGGCGGCCACCGGCTGCACACACCGCGCCTTCGGTCTCGGCCGAGGCGATGAAGCCGAGCACCGTGTTCATCTGGCCCTCGTCGACCAGCGCGCCCATCACGCTGCCAGCGTCGAGCGGATCGGCCGGCGCGTACTTCGGCATCTCGGCACGCACCGCGGCGACGAAGTCGTCGGCGATGGATTCATGCACCAGCACCCGCGACGGTGCATTGCACGACTCGCCCTGGTTGAAGTACAGGCTGGCCGCGACGGTGCAGGCGGCCAGCGCCGGATCCTGGTGGTCGGGGAAGACGATGAACGCCGACTTGCCGCCCAGCTCGTTGAACACGCGCTTGAGGTTGGAGCGGCCGGCGTACTCGAGCATCTTGCGGCCCACCCGGGTCGAGCCGGTGAAGCCGATGGCGTCGACATCCATGTGCAGCGCCAGCGCCTCGCCGGCCTCGTGGCCGTAGCCCGGCACGGCGTTGAAGACGCCCGGCGGCAGGCCGGCATCGAGCGCCAGTTCGGCCAGCCGCAGCGCGGTGAGCGGCGACTTCTCGCTCGGCTTGATCACCACCGAGTTGCCGGTGGCCAGCGCCGGCCCGAGCTTCCAGGCGGCCATGATCATCGGGTAGTTCCAGGGCACGATGGCGCCGATCACGCCCATCGGCTCGCGCGTGATCAGCGCCAGCGCGTGGCGGCCGGTGGGCGCGATCTCGTCGTAGACCTTGTCGATCGCCTCGGCGTACCAGGTGATCGTGCGCGCGGTCGACGGCACGTCGACGGCGAGCGAGTAGCGGATCGGCTTGCCCATGTCTAGGGTCTCGAGCAGCGCCAGTTCCTCGCGCGCGGCGAGGATCTTTTCACCGAAGCGCTGCAGGATCTTCTTGCGCTCGGCCGGTGCCTTGCGGGCCCAGCGGCCGTCGTCGAAGGCGGCGCGGGCCGAGGCCACCGCGCGGTCGACATCGGCCTCGCGGCAGCGCGCCACCGCGGCCAGCCGGCGGCCGTCGATCGGCGAATGGCAGGCGAAGGTCTCGCCCGCCAGCGCGTCGCGGCGCTCGCCGTCGATGACGGCGCGGCCGTCGATGCGCAGGGCCAGGGCGCGGGCGTGCCAGTCGGTGTCGGGGCTGTTCATCGGCTTGCTCCTTCGGTGCCGCGTTCAGAGCGCGCCGCGTTGGCGCAGGTCGGCCAGCGTCAGGTCGAGGCAGCGGCGGATCAGGCCCATCAGCTCGTCGATCTGCGCGCGCGTGATCACCAGTGGCGGCGCGATGATCATGCGGTCGCCGACCGCGCGCATCACCAGGCCGTTGGCGAAGCAGTGGCCGCGGCACAGCATGCCGACTTCGAGCGACGCGTCGAAGGCCACCGGCGCGCCATCGGGACCGGCCTTGTCCTTGCACAGCAGCATCGCGCCCATCAGGCCGCAGGTCTGGGTGTCGCCGATCAGCGGGTGCGCGCGCAGCGCCTCGAACTGCTGCGCCAGATACGGGCCGACGTCCTCGCGCACATGCTCGACCAGGCCGAGCTGCCGGATCAGCCGGATGTTGGCCAGCGCCACCGCGCAGGCCACCGGGTGGCCCGAGTAGGTGTAGCCGTGTTCGAACTCGCCGCCCTGTTCGATCAGGGCCTTGGCGACGCGCTCGCCGACCAGCACGCCGCCCAGCGGCACGTAGCCGCTGGTCACGCCCTTGGCGAAGGTGATCAGGTCGGGCCGCGTGCCCATGGTCTGGCAGCCGAACCAGTTGCCGGTGCGCCCGAAGCCGGTGATGACCTCGTCGCTTACCAGCAGGATGCCGTACCGGTCGCAGATGCGCTGGATCTCGGGCCAGTAGCTCGCCGGCGGCACGATCACGCCGCCCGCGCCCTGCACTGGCTCGCCGATGAAGGCGGCCACCTTGTCCGCGCCGATCTCGAGGATCTTGTCTTCGAGCCAGCGCGCGGCCTTCAGGCCGAAGGCCTCGCGGTCCATGCCGCGGCCGTGTTCGATCCAGTAGGGCTGGTCGATGTGGTCGATGCCCGGGATCGGCAGGCCGCCCTGCGCGTGCATGTATTTCATGCCGCCGAGCGAGGCGCCGGCCATGGTCGAGCCGTGGTAGCCGTTCCAGCGGCCGATGATCACCTGGCGCTCGGGCTGGCCCTGCAGATCCCAGTAGCGCCGCACCATGCGCACGACGGTGTCGTTGCCCTCCGAGCCGGAGTTGGCGAAGAACACGTGCTGGAAACCCGGCGGGCTGATCTGCGCCAGCAGCTCGGCCAGCTCGACGGCCGGTGGCGTGGTGGTCTGGAAGAAGCTGTTGTAGAACGGCAGTTGCCGCATCTGCTGCGTGGCGGCGTCGACCAGGGCCTCCTGGCCGTAGCCGACGTTGACGCACCACAGGCCGCTCATCGCGTCGAACAGCTGGTGGCCCTCGCTGTCCCAGAGGTAGACGTCGTGCGCGCGCGTGATGATGCGCGAGCCCTTCCGGGCCAGCGCCTGGAAGTCGGTGAACGGATGCAGGAAGTGCGCGGCGTCGGCGGCTTGCCAGTCGGCGGTGGTGCGGGGCGCCGCGTGGGTCGGGATGTTCGTGTTCATCGGGGTTCTCCGGGTTCGGTCGAAGGTGTCGCGTTCAGACGTGCAGGAGAAGGTGCTCC
This portion of the Leptothrix cholodnii SP-6 genome encodes:
- a CDS encoding ABC transporter ATP-binding protein codes for the protein MSVVQQQEDSAFLRIEAVVKDFGEFRAVDQVSLNVARGEIFALLGSSGCGKSTLLRMLAGFESPTSGRIVLNGADLAGLPPYRRPVNMMFQSYALFPHLTVWDNIAFGLKRDGLPRVEIEQRVEEMLRLTQLGKYARRKPHQLSGGQQQRVALARSLAKRPQLLLLDEPLGALDKKLREQTQIELVNIIHSVGVTCVMVTHDQEEAMTMASRLAVMSEGRFLQVGGPADIYETPASRFVADFIGNVNLMDGKITLDEPDRVEVECGDVTHHVGHGITGYLGMPVTVAVRPEKIHLTRERAALPHNQVSGTVHALSYFGSFTIYHLRLASGATLKVNVENEERLTADNPVVGDQVWAHWSPTAQVVLTQ
- a CDS encoding polyamine ABC transporter substrate-binding protein — protein: MTLKSSRPTKLLNMLVAAMAVAASAGVHAQEEKVLNIYNWADYIAEDTIKNFTKETGIKVRYDNFDSNEALHAKLVAGKSGYDIVVPGSHFAKQQIEAGLLMKLDKSKLTNYKNLDPAIQAQLAKMDPGNEHIVDWLWGYTTVGINKEKVAKALGDMPMPENAWDLVFKPEYAKKLKGCGVSFLDTASEIIPIALKYVGKDPHSKSADDYKAAAEMLKQIRPSVTRFAGSGSDYIDQMASGKLCAVVGWSGDILIAKDKSAKAKKPQQLEVLLPKMGGLLFFDTMAIPKDAKHPDNAHKFIDYILRAEVHASLTNSVFYANPNKASLQFVDAAIAKDPAVFPNEAAMATMIPPGTPDQATRKLITRTFTNFKANR
- a CDS encoding aldehyde dehydrogenase, with protein sequence MNSPDTDWHARALALRIDGRAVIDGERRDALAGETFACHSPIDGRRLAAVARCREADVDRAVASARAAFDDGRWARKAPAERKKILQRFGEKILAAREELALLETLDMGKPIRYSLAVDVPSTARTITWYAEAIDKVYDEIAPTGRHALALITREPMGVIGAIVPWNYPMIMAAWKLGPALATGNSVVIKPSEKSPLTALRLAELALDAGLPPGVFNAVPGYGHEAGEALALHMDVDAIGFTGSTRVGRKMLEYAGRSNLKRVFNELGGKSAFIVFPDHQDPALAACTVAASLYFNQGESCNAPSRVLVHESIADDFVAAVRAEMPKYAPADPLDAGSVMGALVDEGQMNTVLGFIASAETEGAVCAAGGRQVRAETGGYYVEPTLFDQVSPQMRIAREEIFGPVLSVLRFSTEAEAVALANASPYGLQASVWSHDINRAHRVARALRAGTVHVNQYDEDDITVPFGGYKQSGNGRDKSLHALDKYTELKTTWLRIDD
- a CDS encoding aspartate aminotransferase family protein translates to MNTNIPTHAAPRTTADWQAADAAHFLHPFTDFQALARKGSRIITRAHDVYLWDSEGHQLFDAMSGLWCVNVGYGQEALVDAATQQMRQLPFYNSFFQTTTPPAVELAELLAQISPPGFQHVFFANSGSEGNDTVVRMVRRYWDLQGQPERQVIIGRWNGYHGSTMAGASLGGMKYMHAQGGLPIPGIDHIDQPYWIEHGRGMDREAFGLKAARWLEDKILEIGADKVAAFIGEPVQGAGGVIVPPASYWPEIQRICDRYGILLVSDEVITGFGRTGNWFGCQTMGTRPDLITFAKGVTSGYVPLGGVLVGERVAKALIEQGGEFEHGYTYSGHPVACAVALANIRLIRQLGLVEHVREDVGPYLAQQFEALRAHPLIGDTQTCGLMGAMLLCKDKAGPDGAPVAFDASLEVGMLCRGHCFANGLVMRAVGDRMIIAPPLVITRAQIDELMGLIRRCLDLTLADLRQRGAL